One segment of Bacteroides caecimuris DNA contains the following:
- a CDS encoding DUF5018 domain-containing protein, producing the protein MKNKILSIISVIAFLMGISACHSPEEFNPTVERNIINNLTASFPDDDSDDNSFTSEIDYTNHVITVVFPYNYPQLSDNVLQLSDLKKMRVIADLDNNVYVYPTLLFMDMTKDNFITVKDQTGTSTEYKVVAEIRKSNECTITKFNLTSLGLSGIINENAKTISLISLESIGEVLADVSISHGATISPDPRTVALNYDQDQKITVTAQNGTTKSTYTVKKEIPEKIAAGIRANSAKLLWAKKLTDIGISSSDMTTGIAVTNDYVVINERAKNPIYLNAKNGEKAGTMNISFAGSLTNFYTTSDKDGNILFTNLTPNAGPAFTVWKASGVDQAPEKYIEFTTSLAMGRKLSVSGSLNNNAIITAPIYATSGQFARWQVENGVLKSQTPDIITAQGIGGWGTNADVIYSDPTDPTSDYFTTFYAEPRNLCWMDGKTNSIKNKGVALDGNYVPNAVDHAVFNKVEYVASNLVNPWSWGTADNIYVFDLSSGSLGTQAIDFGSTGLGINGNYGSKILGNTNGNYCGDVVLKVSDDGYYMYIYFMFCNGYVGCVQCDCIDM; encoded by the coding sequence ATGAAAAATAAAATATTATCAATTATTTCAGTCATTGCGTTTCTGATGGGTATAAGCGCATGCCATAGCCCTGAAGAATTCAATCCGACTGTTGAAAGGAACATCATCAATAATTTAACTGCATCCTTCCCCGATGATGACAGTGATGACAATAGTTTCACCAGTGAGATAGATTATACCAATCATGTGATTACCGTTGTATTTCCATATAACTATCCCCAACTTTCGGACAATGTCCTGCAACTGTCTGATCTGAAAAAAATGCGTGTGATTGCTGATCTGGACAATAATGTATATGTATATCCTACATTATTATTTATGGATATGACGAAGGATAACTTTATAACAGTGAAAGACCAGACCGGCACAAGTACCGAATATAAAGTTGTGGCAGAAATCCGTAAAAGTAATGAGTGTACAATCACGAAGTTCAATCTTACAAGTTTGGGATTATCAGGTATAATCAACGAAAATGCCAAAACGATTTCTCTGATTAGCCTGGAAAGTATAGGTGAAGTATTAGCAGATGTATCGATCTCTCACGGAGCAACGATCTCGCCTGATCCAAGAACAGTCGCATTGAATTACGACCAAGACCAGAAAATTACCGTGACCGCACAAAACGGCACAACTAAGTCTACGTATACAGTCAAGAAAGAAATCCCGGAAAAGATTGCAGCAGGGATCCGTGCCAACAGTGCTAAACTGCTTTGGGCTAAGAAACTTACAGACATAGGTATTTCAAGTTCTGATATGACAACTGGTATTGCTGTAACAAATGATTATGTAGTTATTAATGAACGCGCCAAAAATCCTATATACCTGAACGCCAAGAATGGAGAAAAAGCAGGGACAATGAATATTAGTTTTGCAGGTAGTCTGACAAACTTCTATACAACATCAGACAAGGACGGTAATATCCTGTTCACGAATCTGACTCCAAATGCTGGACCAGCCTTTACCGTATGGAAAGCCTCGGGAGTAGACCAAGCACCGGAAAAATACATAGAATTTACTACTTCACTGGCTATGGGTAGAAAACTGTCAGTATCTGGCAGTCTGAACAATAATGCTATTATAACCGCTCCTATCTATGCTACTTCAGGACAGTTTGCCCGTTGGCAGGTAGAAAATGGTGTACTTAAATCACAGACGCCGGATATTATTACAGCACAAGGAATAGGTGGCTGGGGAACAAATGCCGATGTCATTTACTCTGATCCGACAGATCCGACCAGTGATTATTTTACTACATTCTATGCCGAACCACGCAACCTATGCTGGATGGATGGAAAAACCAATTCAATCAAGAACAAGGGAGTGGCACTTGATGGAAACTACGTACCAAATGCAGTTGATCATGCTGTATTTAATAAGGTGGAATATGTAGCTTCAAATCTGGTAAATCCATGGAGTTGGGGAACTGCTGACAACATATACGTGTTCGATCTTTCATCAGGTTCATTAGGAACTCAGGCTATTGACTTCGGAAGTACCGGTCTGGGAATCAATGGAAACTATGGGTCTAAGATTCTTGGAAACACAAACGGTAATTATTGTGGTGATGTAGTATTGAAAGTTTCAGATGACGGTTATTATATGTACATCTACTTCATGTTCTGCAATGGATATGTAGGTTGTGTACAGTGCGACTGTATCGACATGTAA
- a CDS encoding alpha amylase family protein, producing MNIKRNIIKAFMGGIAACLCMACGGNDSKDYWGDTSGGEDEEPTENPNASKPRYIWIDAAANFPDFANSKENIARDLALAKDAGFTDIVVDVRPTTGDVLFKTNLVDQVKFMYAWIGSNYTKVERTATWDYLQAFVDEARKQDLRIHAAINTFVGGNQIDGGTGLLYRDQSKAEWATQMNMQVGITSVMNTSESTKFFNPAHPEVQTFLCDLLKDLASYDLDGIFLDRGRFLNLQADFSDESRKQFENYMGGIKIPNYPDDILAPGASSLPATYPKYLTKWLEFRAKVIYDFMQKARTAVKGVKPGIKFGVYVGGWYSTYYDVGVNWAASTYDTSRYYNWATSKYKNYGYAACMDQILIGAYASPLKVHGTTEWTMEGFCSLAKDKIKGECPIVAGGPDVGNWDTNNQATQEQENQAIIQSVKACMNVCDGYFLFDMIHLKKADQWQYAKEGIKLAIE from the coding sequence ATGAATATTAAGAGAAATATAATAAAAGCATTTATGGGGGGAATAGCTGCCTGCTTGTGCATGGCATGTGGCGGCAACGACTCAAAAGATTATTGGGGAGACACCAGCGGAGGAGAAGACGAAGAACCGACAGAGAATCCTAACGCTTCCAAACCCCGTTATATCTGGATTGACGCGGCTGCCAACTTTCCCGATTTTGCTAACAGCAAAGAAAATATAGCTCGTGATCTGGCTTTAGCCAAAGATGCGGGTTTCACAGATATTGTAGTAGACGTACGTCCCACTACCGGAGACGTTCTATTTAAAACGAATCTGGTAGATCAAGTCAAATTCATGTATGCTTGGATCGGAAGCAATTATACCAAAGTAGAAAGAACGGCAACATGGGACTATTTGCAGGCCTTCGTTGACGAAGCCCGCAAACAGGATCTTCGTATTCATGCTGCCATCAATACTTTTGTCGGTGGAAATCAAATCGACGGAGGCACAGGACTGTTGTATAGAGACCAGTCTAAGGCAGAGTGGGCAACACAGATGAACATGCAGGTAGGGATTACAAGCGTAATGAATACCAGTGAAAGTACCAAGTTTTTCAATCCTGCCCATCCGGAAGTACAAACATTCCTTTGTGACTTGCTGAAGGATCTTGCAAGTTATGATCTGGACGGTATATTCTTAGACCGTGGGCGTTTCCTCAATTTGCAAGCCGATTTTTCTGACGAATCCCGTAAGCAATTCGAGAATTACATGGGAGGTATAAAAATCCCCAACTACCCGGACGACATTCTGGCACCAGGTGCTTCCAGTCTTCCTGCCACCTATCCTAAATATCTGACTAAGTGGTTGGAATTCCGTGCAAAAGTGATTTATGACTTTATGCAGAAAGCACGTACTGCTGTAAAAGGAGTGAAACCCGGCATCAAATTCGGAGTTTATGTAGGTGGTTGGTATTCTACCTATTATGATGTAGGTGTCAACTGGGCAGCTTCCACTTATGATACCTCACGTTATTACAACTGGGCGACAAGCAAATATAAAAATTACGGCTACGCTGCCTGTATGGATCAAATACTGATCGGTGCCTATGCTTCACCGCTAAAGGTGCACGGCACGACGGAATGGACTATGGAAGGGTTCTGTTCGTTGGCTAAAGATAAAATAAAAGGAGAATGCCCCATTGTAGCCGGAGGTCCGGATGTAGGAAACTGGGATACTAATAATCAGGCTACTCAGGAACAAGAAAATCAGGCAATCATACAATCCGTAAAGGCCTGTATGAATGTTTGCGACGGATATTTTCTGTTCGACATGATTCATCTGAAAAAAGCCGATCAATGGCAATATGCCAAAGAAGGCATCAAACTCGCAATTGAATAA
- a CDS encoding RagB/SusD family nutrient uptake outer membrane protein has translation MKKILLNVSLALALGFSISSCNDWLDGVKQTSTVSDEIVWQDEAYVDKYVNAFYTYLNKYGQFGEAQFSGSLTESLTETFKYGSVALGDRAGHPNNYVTNPDVISPDGCRYNIWDKDLAYGNIRQMNQFLVMQKKYSTFSDDKNLKWEAQVRFFRAYVYFQLAKRHGGVILYDDLPTSNDKARSTAAETWQFIADDLDFAATNLPKEWDAANKGRVTKGAAYALKSRAMLYAERWQDAYDAADEVEKLQLYDLMDNYADAWKGNNKEAILEFDYNKDSGPNHTFDQYYVPQCDGYDFGALGTPTQEMVESYEDKNGNKVDWSEWHGTTTKEPPYDQLEPRFAATIIYRGCTWKGRVMDCSVGGTNGAFMAYREQSYSYGKTTTGYFLRKLLDEKLIDVKGTKSSQAWVEIRFAEVLLNKAEAAYRLNKTTEAQSLMNRVRGRQGVNLPGKSSSGEAWFNDYRNERKIELAYEGHLFWDMRRWRLAHIEYNNYRCHGLKITNGTYEYIDCDGQDRKFPQKLYVLPVPTSEIKNNALIEQYDEWK, from the coding sequence ATGAAAAAAATATTATTAAATGTATCATTAGCACTGGCACTAGGCTTTAGTATAAGTTCGTGCAATGACTGGCTGGACGGTGTGAAGCAAACTTCGACCGTTAGTGATGAAATTGTTTGGCAAGATGAAGCATACGTGGATAAATACGTCAATGCATTCTACACATATCTAAACAAATACGGACAATTTGGTGAAGCCCAGTTCTCGGGAAGTTTAACGGAAAGTTTGACCGAGACATTCAAATACGGTTCAGTAGCTTTAGGAGACAGAGCCGGACATCCGAACAACTACGTAACTAATCCGGATGTTATCAGTCCGGACGGATGCCGTTACAACATTTGGGATAAGGATTTGGCTTATGGCAATATCCGCCAGATGAATCAGTTTCTGGTTATGCAGAAGAAATACTCTACATTCTCAGATGACAAGAATCTGAAATGGGAAGCTCAGGTACGCTTCTTCCGTGCTTATGTTTATTTTCAGTTAGCCAAACGGCATGGCGGAGTCATTTTGTATGACGATCTCCCTACCTCTAACGACAAAGCACGCAGCACGGCAGCGGAAACATGGCAATTCATTGCAGATGACCTGGATTTTGCGGCAACCAATCTTCCTAAAGAATGGGATGCAGCAAACAAAGGACGGGTGACAAAAGGTGCGGCTTACGCATTGAAATCACGTGCTATGCTATATGCTGAGCGTTGGCAGGATGCTTATGATGCAGCTGATGAAGTAGAAAAGTTACAGTTGTATGATTTGATGGACAACTATGCAGATGCTTGGAAAGGCAACAATAAAGAAGCAATTCTGGAATTTGACTACAATAAAGACAGTGGTCCGAATCATACCTTCGACCAGTATTACGTCCCTCAATGTGACGGCTACGACTTTGGTGCACTAGGTACTCCGACACAGGAAATGGTAGAATCTTATGAAGATAAAAACGGAAATAAAGTAGACTGGTCCGAATGGCACGGCACTACCACCAAAGAACCTCCTTATGATCAGTTGGAACCTCGTTTTGCGGCTACTATTATTTATCGTGGCTGTACGTGGAAAGGCAGAGTGATGGATTGTAGCGTAGGTGGAACAAACGGTGCTTTCATGGCTTATCGTGAACAGTCATACTCCTATGGTAAAACAACAACCGGTTACTTCCTGCGTAAACTGTTGGATGAGAAACTGATTGACGTCAAAGGAACCAAAAGTTCTCAGGCATGGGTAGAAATCCGATTTGCCGAAGTTCTGTTGAATAAGGCTGAGGCAGCATACAGACTTAACAAAACCACTGAAGCACAGTCCTTAATGAATCGCGTCCGCGGACGTCAGGGAGTAAATCTGCCGGGCAAATCTTCCAGTGGTGAAGCATGGTTCAATGATTATCGCAACGAACGTAAGATTGAGCTTGCATACGAAGGACATCTGTTCTGGGATATGCGCCGTTGGAGACTGGCACACATTGAATATAACAACTATCGCTGCCATGGTCTTAAGATTACGAACGGTACGTACGAATACATTGATTGCGACGGACAAGATCGTAAGTTCCCACAGAAGTTATACGTTTTACCGGTGCCGACTTCTGAAATAAAGAATAATGCGTTAATTGAGCAATATGATGAATGGAAATAA
- a CDS encoding DUF4434 domain-containing protein, with the protein MEGRRNFLKTAFATCSLLAGSKLLTACTPTKRTASGKEEIFETFVTPNALKGMPIKATFLDEISWDIPHQNWGTKEWDKDFKAMKKMGINTVVLIRAGLGKWIASPFQCLLGKEDVYYPPVDLVEMFLTLADKYDMAFYFGMYDSGKYWQEGLFQKEIDLNMALIDEVWKKYGHHKSFQGWYLSQEISRRTKNMSKIYAEVGKHAKSVSGNLTTLVSPYIHGVKTDQVMAGDKALSVKEHEEEWDEILDNVKGAVDIMAFQDGQVDYHELYDYLVINKKLADKYNMKCWTNIESFDRDMPIRFLPIKWEKLLLKLDAARRAGMENAITFEFSHFMSPNSAYLQAGHLYERYCEHFIL; encoded by the coding sequence ATGGAAGGACGACGTAATTTTCTAAAAACCGCATTTGCCACATGTTCATTGCTAGCAGGCAGCAAACTTCTGACGGCATGCACTCCCACCAAAAGGACAGCATCCGGCAAAGAAGAAATATTTGAGACATTTGTCACTCCCAATGCCTTGAAAGGGATGCCCATAAAAGCAACTTTTCTAGACGAAATCAGTTGGGATATTCCGCATCAGAATTGGGGTACAAAAGAATGGGATAAGGATTTTAAAGCCATGAAAAAGATGGGAATCAATACCGTAGTGTTGATTCGTGCCGGTCTTGGTAAATGGATTGCTTCTCCTTTTCAATGCCTGCTGGGAAAAGAAGATGTGTATTATCCTCCTGTAGACCTGGTCGAAATGTTTCTGACACTGGCCGATAAATACGACATGGCTTTCTATTTTGGTATGTACGATTCCGGGAAGTACTGGCAGGAAGGATTATTTCAGAAAGAAATAGACTTGAACATGGCTCTGATTGATGAAGTATGGAAGAAATATGGTCATCATAAATCTTTCCAGGGATGGTATTTATCTCAGGAAATCAGCCGCCGGACGAAAAACATGTCTAAGATTTATGCGGAAGTCGGAAAGCACGCCAAGAGTGTCTCCGGCAATCTGACAACTTTAGTTTCTCCATACATACATGGAGTGAAGACAGACCAGGTTATGGCGGGCGACAAAGCTTTGTCAGTGAAAGAACACGAAGAAGAATGGGACGAAATATTGGATAATGTAAAGGGAGCAGTCGATATCATGGCATTTCAGGATGGTCAGGTAGACTATCATGAATTATATGATTATCTGGTTATTAACAAAAAACTGGCTGATAAATATAATATGAAATGCTGGACCAATATCGAATCTTTTGACCGGGACATGCCCATTCGTTTCCTGCCCATTAAATGGGAAAAGCTATTGTTGAAACTGGACGCTGCGCGAAGAGCGGGAATGGAAAATGCAATCACGTTTGAGTTTTCTCATTTCATGAGCCCTAATTCGGCTTATCTGCAAGCCGGTCACTTATACGAACGATATTGTGAACACTTTATTCTATAA
- a CDS encoding SusC/RagA family TonB-linked outer membrane protein, whose product MKKRIKWNPRFITSLFIAFMCTLNCMAQNVIKGSVNDGSGEPLPGVSVTVKGTTSGTITDLDGKFSINARNNDVLIFSYVGMNTQDIKVNNQRFISVTMKDDVASLDEVVVVGYGTQKRGSITAAVSTVSDKELLKAPTMSISNVVGSRIAGVAAVQSSGQPGSDNATLTMRGQTGIVYVIDGIRRTSADFNGLDPNEIESVSILKDASAVAVYGLDANGVFIVTTKQGKAEKMSITYTGSVGFSQNAEQQEWLDGPSYAYWYNKARELQGDSQVFTAEMVQKMKDGVDGWGNTNWYDKLYGTGTRTHHNISATGGSDRVRFFASIGYLNENGNIDNYGYNRLNLRSNIDAKLTKSLTFTLGVSGRIEKRDSPRYSADPNAWHNVPQQIIRALPYVPDTYEYEGKTYNVSTPTASSPIAPVASINESGYSKSNYSYIQSNFSLKYDAPWLKGLSFKFQGAYDLTYNFSKIFSNPYEVMIMNLPTIESTSLTYYKGTDASGNSISLSESASRGYTFTTQSSVTYDNKFGKHAVGAMFLAETRENKSNALSATGYGLDFIQLDELNQITNKTGNGAEKFPSIGGYSGHTRVAGFVGRVNYNYDDKYYLEASLRHDGSYLFGGMNKRWVTLPGVSAGWRLNNESWFNAPWVNNLKLRAGIGKTATSGVSAFQWRNTMGIIKNAVVIGGSSQTMMYASVLGNPNLSWAQCLNYNVGVDATMWNGLLGVEFDVFYKYEYDKLATVTGAYAPSRGGYYFSSGNVNKTDYKGFDVTLTHYNHINKFNYGAKLIWSYAYGRWLKYVGDSDNAPEYQRLTGKQIGSKYGFIANGLFQSEEEIANSATVKGYKALPGYIKYVDRNGDGIITAAQDQGYVGKSATPKHTGSLNLFGNWKGFDFDLLFSWGLGNVVALTGQYTSVGSEGTQDNTSFTKPFYHGGNSPTFLVENSWTPEHTNAEFPRLEITGPSNNNGYSSTFWYRNGNYMRLKTAQIGYNFPKKWLNPAGIEGLRLYVEGYNLLTFSGLTKYNIDPESPAVNNGYYPQQRTYTLGVKLTF is encoded by the coding sequence ATGAAAAAAAGAATCAAATGGAATCCGAGGTTTATCACCTCATTATTTATTGCGTTCATGTGCACACTCAATTGTATGGCACAAAACGTAATAAAAGGATCAGTCAATGATGGTAGTGGCGAACCATTACCTGGAGTATCTGTAACTGTAAAAGGTACAACCAGCGGTACTATCACAGACTTGGATGGAAAGTTCAGTATCAATGCCCGAAATAATGATGTATTGATATTCTCTTATGTTGGCATGAATACACAGGACATCAAAGTAAACAACCAGCGTTTCATTTCAGTAACTATGAAAGATGATGTTGCTTCGCTGGATGAAGTAGTTGTTGTGGGATACGGTACTCAAAAACGTGGAAGCATCACCGCAGCAGTTTCTACCGTATCGGACAAAGAATTGCTGAAAGCTCCGACAATGAGTATCAGTAACGTAGTTGGCTCACGTATTGCCGGTGTGGCAGCTGTACAATCCAGTGGTCAGCCGGGATCTGACAACGCAACATTGACCATGCGCGGACAAACGGGCATTGTATACGTAATTGATGGAATCCGCCGTACATCAGCCGACTTTAACGGACTGGACCCTAACGAAATAGAATCGGTATCTATCCTGAAAGACGCTTCGGCGGTAGCCGTTTACGGTTTGGACGCCAATGGTGTTTTCATCGTTACTACGAAACAGGGTAAGGCAGAAAAGATGTCTATCACTTATACAGGTTCTGTCGGTTTCAGCCAGAATGCGGAACAACAGGAATGGCTGGATGGACCCAGTTATGCTTATTGGTATAATAAAGCACGCGAACTGCAAGGAGACTCTCAGGTATTTACAGCAGAGATGGTGCAGAAGATGAAAGACGGAGTTGACGGTTGGGGAAACACAAACTGGTATGATAAGCTATATGGCACCGGTACTCGTACACACCATAACATTTCAGCAACCGGAGGTAGCGACAGAGTGCGTTTCTTTGCATCCATCGGCTATCTGAATGAGAATGGTAACATAGACAACTATGGCTACAACCGCTTGAATCTTCGTTCCAATATCGATGCAAAGTTAACCAAAAGCCTCACCTTCACTTTAGGAGTATCCGGCCGTATTGAGAAAAGAGATTCGCCGCGCTATTCTGCCGATCCGAATGCTTGGCATAATGTTCCGCAACAAATCATTCGTGCCCTGCCTTACGTACCTGATACGTACGAGTATGAAGGAAAAACATACAATGTATCCACTCCGACGGCTTCCTCTCCGATAGCTCCGGTGGCATCTATCAATGAATCCGGATACAGCAAATCCAACTATTCCTATATCCAGTCCAATTTCAGTCTGAAATATGACGCACCTTGGCTGAAAGGATTAAGTTTCAAATTTCAAGGGGCTTATGACCTGACATATAACTTCAGCAAGATTTTCAGCAATCCTTATGAAGTAATGATCATGAATCTTCCAACTATTGAAAGCACTTCATTAACTTATTATAAAGGCACTGATGCATCGGGCAATTCAATCAGCCTGAGTGAATCTGCTTCGCGCGGATATACATTCACCACACAGTCAAGTGTGACGTATGACAATAAGTTCGGGAAACATGCTGTAGGAGCTATGTTCCTGGCAGAAACCCGTGAAAACAAGAGTAATGCGTTAAGTGCTACCGGTTATGGGCTGGACTTTATCCAATTGGATGAACTCAATCAGATCACGAATAAGACAGGAAACGGAGCCGAAAAATTCCCCTCTATCGGAGGATATAGCGGACATACCAGAGTGGCAGGTTTCGTAGGTCGTGTGAACTATAATTATGATGATAAGTATTATTTGGAGGCTTCTCTTCGTCACGATGGTAGTTATCTGTTTGGAGGTATGAATAAACGTTGGGTAACATTGCCCGGTGTTTCTGCAGGTTGGAGACTCAACAATGAAAGTTGGTTCAATGCTCCCTGGGTCAATAATCTGAAACTGAGAGCCGGTATTGGTAAAACAGCTACCAGCGGCGTAAGTGCCTTCCAATGGAGAAATACAATGGGAATTATCAAAAATGCAGTTGTCATTGGCGGCAGCAGTCAGACCATGATGTATGCTTCCGTATTAGGTAATCCCAACTTGTCGTGGGCACAGTGCCTGAACTATAATGTCGGTGTCGATGCAACGATGTGGAATGGTTTGTTAGGAGTCGAATTTGACGTATTCTATAAATATGAATATGATAAACTTGCCACTGTGACCGGAGCATACGCGCCTTCAAGAGGTGGATATTATTTCAGTTCCGGCAATGTGAACAAGACTGATTATAAAGGTTTCGACGTTACTTTGACTCATTATAACCATATCAACAAGTTTAATTATGGTGCCAAGTTGATCTGGTCGTATGCATACGGCCGTTGGCTGAAGTATGTAGGCGACTCCGACAATGCTCCTGAATATCAGCGTTTGACAGGAAAGCAAATCGGTTCTAAATATGGTTTTATCGCAAATGGTCTGTTCCAGAGCGAAGAAGAGATTGCAAATTCAGCAACAGTTAAAGGTTATAAGGCATTGCCGGGATACATTAAGTATGTAGACAGAAATGGTGATGGTATTATTACAGCGGCACAAGACCAAGGTTATGTAGGCAAAAGTGCTACTCCGAAACATACCGGTTCTTTGAATTTATTCGGTAATTGGAAAGGATTTGACTTTGACTTATTATTCTCTTGGGGATTGGGCAATGTAGTTGCACTGACAGGCCAGTATACATCTGTCGGTTCTGAAGGTACACAAGATAATACTTCATTTACGAAGCCTTTCTATCATGGTGGAAACTCACCGACTTTCCTGGTAGAGAACTCATGGACACCTGAACATACTAACGCGGAATTTCCACGTCTGGAAATCACAGGTCCGAGCAACAACAATGGATACTCTTCAACTTTCTGGTACAGGAATGGTAACTATATGCGCTTGAAGACTGCACAGATAGGTTACAACTTCCCGAAAAAGTGGTTGAATCCGGCAGGCATAGAAGGACTAAGACTTTATGTGGAAGGATATAACCTGTTGACCTTCAGCGGACTTACCAAATACAACATCGACCCGGAATCACCGGCAGTGAACAATGGTTATTATCCGCAACAGAGAACATATACGCTAGGTGTAAAACTAACATTCTAA
- a CDS encoding AGE family epimerase/isomerase: MDFKKLANQYKDELLDNVLPFWLEHSQDHELGGYFTCLDREGKVFDTDKFVWLQGREVWMFSMLYNKVEKRKEWLDCAVQGGEFLKKYGHDGNYNWYFSLDRSGRPLVEPYNIFSYTFATMAFGQLSLATGNQEYADIARKTFDIILSKVDNPKGKWNKLHPDTRNLKNFALPMILCNLAMEIEHILGKDYLEKAMNTCIHEVMDVFYRPELGGIIVENVDIDGNLVDCFEGRQVTPGHAIEAMWFIMDLGKRLNRPELIEKAKDTTLTMLNYGWDKEYGGIYYFMDRNGCPPQQLEWDQKLWWVHIETLISLLKGYQLTGDKQCLEWFEKVHDYTWGHFKDKEYSEWYGYLNRRGEVLLPLKGGKWKGCFHVPRGLYQCWKVLENL, from the coding sequence ATGGATTTTAAGAAATTAGCAAATCAATACAAGGATGAACTTTTGGACAATGTCCTTCCTTTCTGGCTTGAACATTCGCAGGACCATGAGCTTGGTGGTTACTTCACCTGCCTGGACCGTGAAGGAAAAGTTTTCGATACGGATAAATTCGTTTGGTTGCAAGGTAGAGAAGTATGGATGTTCTCCATGCTTTACAACAAAGTGGAGAAACGTAAGGAATGGCTGGATTGTGCCGTTCAGGGTGGCGAATTCCTAAAAAAATATGGACATGACGGCAATTATAACTGGTATTTTTCCCTTGACCGTTCGGGTAGACCATTGGTAGAACCGTACAATATCTTTTCATATACATTTGCTACCATGGCTTTCGGTCAGTTAAGTCTTGCCACCGGCAATCAGGAATATGCAGACATTGCCAGGAAAACCTTCGATATCATCCTGTCTAAAGTGGATAATCCGAAAGGAAAGTGGAACAAGCTTCATCCCGATACACGCAATCTGAAGAATTTTGCCCTTCCGATGATCCTCTGCAACCTGGCTATGGAAATAGAGCATATTTTAGGGAAAGACTATCTGGAAAAAGCGATGAATACTTGTATCCATGAAGTAATGGACGTTTTTTACCGTCCCGAACTTGGTGGGATCATAGTTGAGAACGTAGATATCGACGGTAATCTGGTGGATTGTTTTGAAGGTCGTCAGGTAACTCCGGGGCATGCCATTGAAGCCATGTGGTTTATCATGGACCTAGGCAAACGCCTGAACCGTCCGGAATTGATAGAGAAAGCTAAAGACACCACCCTTACCATGCTCAATTATGGTTGGGATAAAGAGTACGGCGGCATTTATTACTTTATGGACCGCAATGGTTGTCCGCCCCAACAATTGGAGTGGGATCAGAAACTCTGGTGGGTGCATATTGAGACGCTTATTTCTCTATTGAAAGGTTATCAGTTAACGGGAGACAAACAATGCCTGGAGTGGTTTGAGAAAGTACATGACTACACGTGGGGACATTTCAAGGATAAAGAATACTCTGAATGGTATGGATATCTGAATCGAAGAGGAGAAGTCTTGCTGCCACTTAAAGGAGGAAAATGGAAAGGATGTTTCCATGTGCCAAGAGGATTGTATCAGTGCTGGAAAGTTTTGGAAAATTTGTAA